Genomic DNA from Mycobacterium stomatepiae:
GCCCCGCCGCCCGAGCAGACCGTGACGGTGACCGAGTCCACCGAGACGGTGACCGCGCCACCCCCACCACCGCCCTCGACGACGACCACCACCACCGAAGCGCCCGTGACGACAACCGAGGTGCCGCCCACCACGACCTATCAGCCGGCGCCCACCACGACGGTCCCGCCGCCACCGACGACGACGTTTACGCCGCCGCCCCCGCCGACCGAACGGGAAAGGCCGCACTGGCCGTGGCGGCGCTACTGACGCGGCTGAATGTTGGCGCCGTGCGCGGCGAAGTCAGCCACCATGGCCTCGGCGCTGCGCACCGCGGCCCGGCAGGCTTTGGTGGTGAACGGGTCGTTGAGCGGATGTTCGGCCCGGCGGCGCCAGCGTTGCGCCGCGGCGAATGCGGCCCGCGGCCCCTCGTTGGGCTCCAAACCGAGCCGGCTGGCCGGGCGGGTGCCGGACCCGCCGATGATGCGGCGCAGCGACGCGATTTCTTCCTGATTCAACATCGTTGGCCGAGAAGATAATTGGCTAAGCAGGCGCAGCTCCTCAAACGCATGCGTGTCGGCCAGCAGCGGGTCGATATCGGCGATGACGTAGGGCGTCGCGACGATCGGAAACGCCTCGACGAACCTGCGCAGTGACACCAGCGCGGTGTGCGCCTTGAGCATGTCGGAGCGTTGCGCGAATTGCTGATCGATGACCTCGCGCAGCGCCACCAGCCCACTGCGCTCCAGTAGTTCGTCGGCCAGGCCCGCCGCGTCGGCGACACCGGTGGCCAGCACCGCCAGCGAGATCCGCAGGCCGAACATGCCGAACCGGTCCAGCAGCTGGGCGCGGGTCGCCGCGTCGACGGGCAGCGGGCTGTCGACGCGCACGAAGCGGTCCACGCTCAGCATGGCCTTACCGAGTTCGGTCTTGTCGGTCGCGGCGAGCTTCTGCAGGGCGATGAACTCGCTTTGGCGCAGCGTGCGCGCGGTCAGCGCCAGCAGGCCCGAGACCGGCACAACGGCTTGGCAGATGCCCGTCTCATTCATCTCCTTGGTGAATCGCTGCGCAACATCGGCCGCCGACAACATCGCGTCGATCCGTCCGGCGCCGATCTCGTCGGCTCGTGACGCCACGCCGACGATACCCAGCGCGCCCGCGGACCCGCCGACGAGTTGCCCAATCTGCTTGAGCAGAGCGACATCTGCGGCGTTGAGGGTGCGCAGCAGGAACACCACCGCGTCCACCCGCGGCACCCCGTCGGGCGGCACCAGCAACCGCAGCGTGCGCTCGGAGGCCTCGCGCGTCAGCGACGACGTCCCCGGGGTGTCGATGATGGTCGTGTCGACCAACTCTTCGGCGGGCCACTCGACGTCGAGGTCGGCCACGTCGGCGGGATTGAGCGCCCGGAGGTCGAACGTCAACCCCGAGCTGTGACTGATCGGCACATTGGAATGCCTTCCACCCCAATGGTTTGCGGTGACCGTTGGGGTAGGACCGTGCCGGAACCACGTCACGATCCGGGTGGCTTCGGTGGCGTCGGTCGGGGCGATGTCCTGACCGACCAGCGCATTCAGCAGGGTGGACTTTCCGGCCTTGAGCGTGCCGGCCAGGGCGATGCGGATCGGTTCGTTCAGCCGCGCGCCGATGCGGTCGAGTTCGTAGAAAACTTCAGGTCGGTTCCGGAACGCCGGCTCACCACGATAGGCCTGGACGGTCCCGCCCAAAATCGCACGGACTCGATCGCTAGTGCTCACACCCGTCCTACGGTCACCTGTGGCGTCAGTTTGTCCACATTGTCGATGACCTGGTTCAAGATATTCAACTGCCGCTCGAGTTCGCGGACCTTGTTGTCGCGTTCGGCCTCTTCCACGTGCGCCGCGGCGATGGTGGACTGCAGCGATTCGTTCAGCGATCGGGAAATCTCGCTGGCGATGTCGCGGTAGTGATCGCGCAGCGTGCGGTGGATGATCTTGAGCCGGTCGCGCGATTCCTTGCCCACCACGAAGGAGATGTCGTCGACGAAGCGCCGCACATTCGTCTTCGCCTCGGCGCGCGCCCGCAGCAGCCGGTTCTCCTTGTCCTCCTTGTAGGCCATGCGCCCCAGGACCAGTCCCGCGCCGATGGACAGCGGGTTGAACAGCCCCAGTCCCGCGACCGAGGACAACATGCCGATCATCACCACGCCGCCGTACGAACCACGCAGCCCGCTGACCACTTTCTGGCCCTTGCCGGCCGGCTTGGACTCCAGGTCGGACACCGACTTGAGCTGACCGAAATCCTCGCCCATCGCGCGTTGGCTCAGCTCGGGGGTCAGCACAGTGTCCAGTCCCGCCGCCGCGAACGAACGGGCGACGTCGTCGGCCAGCTGCTCGGCGCGTTGGTAGGCCCACACGAAGTTGTCCCCGACAGCGGTGGCAACGGCTTCCTCGACGTCGCTACCGATTTCGGCCCAATGACGGGTCGGATCGCACGCATCGATCTGGCGCTCGATGTCCTCGGTGAGCGACCGGAACCGGGCCCGCATGTCGTGGTCAACGTCGGTGCTCAGGTCGGTGAATCCGTCGTTGAGCACCTGCTGCCACAGCGCAGTCTGCTCCAGCGCGTCCAGCGCGTCACGCTTGCGGCGCTCCAGGTCGTCAGTGAGTCGGTCGCGAAGCGCGGGATCGTTGACCACCGCGAGTTCCGAGCCCGCAGCCATCGTCAATTGTTCTGCGGCCGAACGGATATCGCGCAGAACCTCGTCGCGTACCCGGTCGGTCTCGCGGGTGAGTACCCGCTCGCTGAGGAATTTGACGATCGCCGGGAAGTTGGATTCCTCGTTGAGTTCGGCGTCGTTCTGGGTGACGGCGTGGCTGCGCAGCAGCGACGAGACCGGCAGGATCGGTATCGGCACGCCGGCGCGCTGCAGGTGCGCGGTGTTGGCGTCGACGATGTCGCGCCAATGCGGGTAAAGGTCAGTTTTGGTGGCGGCCAACACTGAAACCGGGCAGATCCGGTGCGCCTGGCGGATGAACCACATCTCCGGTTCGGTCAGTTCCTGGCTGGTGTCGCTGACCATGATCAGCGCGTCCGCGTTGGGCAGCAGTCCGAGCGTCGCCGACAGGTGCGGCTGCCCGTGGCCGCCCACGCCCGGGGTGTCGACGAACGCCAACCCGCCCTGCAGCAGCGGGCTGGGCGCGCCAATCTCGACGCGCAGCACTTCGCGGTTGCCGGCCTGCGGCGCCCGGCGCAGGTCGGTGTTGATCTCGTCGATCGGGATGTCGATGGGCGCGGCCTCGCCGTTGGGCCCGGCAGCCACGATCAGCCGCGCCGAGGGCGGGTCGCCATGGCTGACGACAGTGATGACCACGGTGGCCTCGTCGTCGCCGACTCGCGCCACCGGCAGGTTGAGCAACGAGTTGAGTAGCCGACTCTTGCCCTGTTTGAGTTGCCCGGCGATGACCACCCGGATCTGCGGGTCGGTGATGCGCTCGCGGGCGCGGGCGAGTCGCTGCGCGAGGTCGTTGCGTTCGTTGAGTTCGGCGATGGCGATGGTGTGGTCGATCAGCTCGACGATCACGCTGACGCGCCTCGGATCACTGGCCTGAGTCACCGCGGTTCCCCACTTTCTCGCATCTGTGATTACGGTATGCGCGCGAATCGGCGGGGATCAAAAGATCCCCGCCGTTCGCTAGGTCCGCGCGTTACCCGTGCGGGCCGCCTCCGTGCGAGGGCGCGGGTGCGTGCACTGGAGCGGGTTCGTGCACGGGAGCCGGGGCGTGCGGAGTACCTTCGAACACCGACGGGCTGTGCGGCGCCGGGGCCTGCTCGACCGGAGCCGGCGAATGCTGAACCGGCGCGGGCGAATGCTGAACCGGGGCGGGCGAATGCTCGACCGGAGCCGGCGAGTGCTGAACCGGGGCAGGCGAGTGTTGAACCGGTGCCTGCTGCGCGGGCTCGTGGATTACCGGTCCGCCCGCGCTGCCGTGGCCGCCGGCGCCTCCGCCCTGGAAGACAGAGCCGGGGTTCGACGGCGGGGTCGCGTGACCACCTATGCCGGCTCCAGCGCCGCCGCCGCCCTGAATCACCGGGCCCTGTCCGGCGGGTCCGGCCGGGCCGTGCGCGCCGATGCCGCCGTTGCCGGCGACACCGCCGCCGCCTCCGAGCGTCGGGCCCTCCTGGCCGAGGATGCCGCCGTGAGCTCCACCGCCGGCACCCGCGTTGATGCCGCCGTCAGCTCCTCCGCCCGGGAAACCACCGCCGACGCCGGCTCCGGAGTTGACGCCGCCGCCAGCTTCGGCGTGGCCGCCGAGGCCCGCGCCACCGATCCCCCCGGCTTCTGCGTGACTGCCCAACCCGGCGCCGCCGGCAACGCTCGCGGATTGCGGAGTCGCGTGGCCGCCCAGCCCGCCCTCGCCGCTCAACGAGCCGCCGGTGCGTGCCCCGCCGATGCCCAGACCAGCGCCGCCTGCCGCCGCGGCACCACCTTGACCGCCGACACCGACACCTCCGAGCGGGCCGCCCACGTGAGGAGTGGCAGCACCGTTCAAAGCTGCGCCCTCGCTAGCGATCAATCCCGACTGGCCGCTTGCGCCCAGCGCGGCATTACCGCTCACCCCGGCAGCTGCACCGGCATTGCCTGCACCCGCCAGTTGGCTGCTGGCACCGAAACTTGTCTGGCTCGCCAAAGCGGCCTGGCCGCCGAGGTTGGCGCCACCGGCCAACCCCCCGCCAGCGCCGAACCCGCCACCAGCCTGCCCACCAAGACCAGCTTGGCCACCGGCACCGAAACCTGCCTGGCTCGCCAGCGCCGCCTGGCCACCCAACCCGCCGCCAACCTGGCCACCCAACCCGCCGCCAACCTGGCCCCCCAAACCAGCCTGACCGCCGGCAACGAAACCGCCACCGACCTGGCTACCGGAGCCAGCGCCGGCTTGTCCCCCAAGCGCCGCCTGGACGCCTAGGCTGCTGCTACCGGCCAGTCCACCGCCAGCCCCGAACCCGCCACCAGCCTGGCCGCCAGCGCCAGCGCCGAAGCCGCCACCGGCACCGGCACCGAAACCTGCCTGGCTCGCCAGCGCCGCCTGGCCACCCAACCCGCCGCCAACCTGGCCCCCCAGACCAGCCTGACCGCCCGCAGCGAAACCACCACCGATCTGGCTACCAACGCCAGCACCGGCACCAAGGCCGCCACCAACCTGGCTACCGAAGCCGGCACCGGCTTCACCCCTCAGACCAACACCGCCGTGACCCCCTAGGCCAGCACCGCCGCCAACGCCCGAGTCGCCGTTGAACCCGGCACCCGCACCGGCCGCGGCACGACCGCCGAGACCAGCCTCACCACCAAGACCCGCGCCACTGCCCAACCCAGCGCCGCCTTCAAATCCGCCACCGGCCCGCAGCCCAACACCTTCACCGAAACCGGCACGGCCACCAAAGCCGCTCTCGCCACCGAGACCGATACCGGCACGACCGCCCAGACCGACCTCACTGGCCAAGCCAAAGCCGGAGTGTCCACCGAAGCCACCGCCGAGTCCCAGGCCGGCATTGAGCCCGACGCCCAAACCAAATTCGCCACCGAAACCGCCACCAAAGCCGGTGCCGTGGCCGAATCCACCCACGCCAGGCCGGAACCCACCCCAGTCTGGGCCGCAGCCAGTACCGCCCCAATCGGGACCGCAGCCGGGTCCGAACCCAGGCCGACCGTCACCCCAGCCGTGGCCCCATCCGGGTCGTCCGTCACCCCAGCCGTGGCCCCATCCGGGCCGGGTCCGAAACCGGGACCAAAGCCGCCAGTGCCAGGACCGAATCCGCCCCAACCAGGCTGAAAGCCGAACCCGCCGTAACCGCCGCCGTAAATTCCGGCGTTGACGCCACCGAGCAGCGCGCCACCCAAGTCTCCAACGATCGCGCCACCGAGGCCGAGTGCAGCGCCGGCGCCGTCGACAACCGGGGCGATCGCGTCACCCACCAGAGCGCCTGCGTCCTGAGCAACCGCGCCGACAAGGCCGGGTCCGTACCCGTAGCCGGCGTCGTAGCCGCCGTATCCGGGGTCATAGCCGCCATAGCCTTGGTCGTAGCCATAGGCCTGGTCGTAGCCGCCGTAACCCGGCGCGAAGCCGTACTGGTCGGTGAGCACCTGCTGCAGCCCACCGATCGGGTCGCCCAGGCCGAGGGGCACACCCGGGACGGCGCTGGCCACCGCGGCGGCGAATTCCTCCGGAGCCACGTTGACCAAGCCTGCGTCAGTCATAGCCTGCCCGGGACCCAAAACGAATGCCTGGGCCGCGTCCGGGTTGGCAAACAAATCCATGATGTATTGGATCAGCCGGTCCATGATTGACTCCCCTTCAAATCCCCTTCGCCGATTGACCGGCGTTCTGCAATACACGCTATGGATTCCGCCCCCGCTCGTAATCGGGGTTGAATCCCCCAGCTGACCGCGACCCTATCGGGATCCGTGGGAGTGCCCCGTTAGGGGATTAGGGGATATGCGGGAATGCCCCAACGCACGCTATAGATACCCCCTATCAGGGGTATTAGTGCAGCTCAGGAATACAGAATCGAGCGCGGCGACGAGAAGTCAGCCGTGCAGGCCGAAGTCGTGGTGCTCGGGTTCGCCCGGGTGCGGGTGGGTAACCGGGTGGTCCCACAGGCTGAGGTCGTGCGCGGGGAATCCCCCATGGTCGGCCGGTGCATCCGGCGTTTCAGCCTCAGTGAGCTGCACCGATGCTCCGGGCGAGTCGATACCCAGCGGTCGCGGATCGGTCTGCGGCTGGATGGGTACCGGGATCGAGGGCTGATGAATCACGCTGCCCGCCGGACCCTGCGAATCGATCACCCCGGCGGGGGTATGCGGCGTGAATGCATCCAGGGCGGCCGCAGCCGCACCGGTTGCCCACACGTTTCCGTGATCGGGTGCGGGCGCACCCGCAGCTGGAGCACCCAGAGTGCCGATCGACAGTGAATCCGTCACCATGGGAATCAGATTATTCACGTCTGCACTGGTCATATCGGTAAGGTTCGCGTCAGCGATGGACTGCGCCGGGTTGGCTGCGTAACGCGCCGCGGCATCGGGATCACGCACGAGTGAGATCACGAAGTCGAGCAACGAGTTTGCCATCGAGCGCACCTCCTTGCCGAAATCTGCCCTTGCCGTCGGCGTCCACAGCAGCCGCCCGTCAATTACCCCGATGCTATCGGCTTAGCCGAGCGGTGTGATCGGTGCGCAACCCACCCCCCGCCTCGACAGCGTTAGGGGATAGCGCTTTAGGGGAACGGCGTGGCTACGGGGATGGCTACCCGGATACGGAGGTTGGTGCGGCTATGGTGGAAAAACCGCTCCTGACCACTGGCGCAGCACCGATTAGGGGGTACGCGACATGAGCGACTCTCGGGTGGCCGAAGAAATCGGACAAGCGCTGGCCGACGCTCCGACGGTTCCGGTGAAGCTACTGATCAGCGGCGGCATCGGAACCGGCAAGACCTCCGCTCTCGCCGACGCCCGCGACGCGCTGCGGCGTTCCGGGCTGACCGTGCTCACACGCCTGCGCCGCGCGGGCGATCCATCCGACGCGGCGCTGGTGATCGATGACGTTCACCTGCTGAGTGAGCCCGACCTGCTCAGCCTCGCCGAGTCAGTCAACGACCCGCGCACCACCGTGGTGGTGGCCACCGAGCCGCAGGTGCGTTTACGGGACCTGACCGCGGCGATGGAACGGGATCGACCACGCGTCTCGCTGGCCGCCCTCCCTGTTGCCGAAGACCTCGCGGCATGCACCGCGGGACTGCCGTTCCTGGTACACGCGACGTCCGAGGACACACATTCCCCAGCCCAGGCGGCCACCTTCGCGTTGATCGCGCGGCTGCGCCGCCTCGACGAACCCGACCTGGACACGCTTCTCATCATGTCGCTCGCCCAGGACCTGGGAGCAGCCGATGTTGCTGCAGCACTGGGTATTTCGGCAACCAACGCACGCCTGCTGGTGGACCGGGCCCACGCCGGTGGGCTGATCGAGCCGTCGCACAGCCCCGAGTTCCTGGAGCTGGTCCACGGCGCGACGGCCCAGGTCCTCGGCAACGCCCACCATCGCGAAGTCGAAACCGCGCTGCTGCGTTCACAACTCGACATGTCGACGGTTTCCCCACAGCTCGCCGTGCGCCTCGCCGAACACGGGCTCAAGGACGACCAGCTGGCGGCCATCGTCGCAACACAGGCCGCCGCGGCGAGTAGCGAATCAGCCAGGGCTGCGAGGATTTACCAGGCCGCCGTCAGCGCAGGCGCCACCGGTCTGACGTCTCGGGTCGCCGACGCCCTGGCCCTCAACGGAGACTGCGCGGCCGCGGCGACACTGGCCGACGAGCTACTCAGCTCCTCCGACTCCGCCGAACGTGCCGCGGCCGTTCGTATTTCGGCCAGCATCGCCGCGCATGAGGGCAATGCGAATCAGGCGGCGGAATTGTTCAGCTGGCTCGGCCCGTACCCGGACGCGGTGGTCGGGGCGGCCGCCACGATCGCGCTCGCCGCAACCGGCGATCTGACGCTGGCGCGTGCCGCTTTACGCCTCAAGGACGCCGGCCCACCGACGGTGGCCGCCCGCATCGCGCGCAGCCTGGCCGAGGGACTGCTGCTGACCATGGACCAGCCATACCCCGCCGCGATGGCGAAACTCGGCCCGGCCAGCGCAGCCGGACAAACTATGAGCGAAGTCATTCCGGATAGCCCGGCCGCACTGGTTACCTTGGCCGCGATCCACGGCGGCGATCCGGTCCGCGCCCGCACCGTGATCGGGCGCGCCGGTCGCGCCGACGGTGACGCGCTGTTCGCGTCTCGGCACACCTTGCTGTCCGGCTGGATCAAGATGCAGGACGGGCAGCTGCCGTCGGCCAGCGCGGACGTCGCAGCGGTCGGCACCGCCGGGCTGCAACGGCGTGACGCGTTGTGGGCGGCGGCGCTGCAGACGGCGATCGCGCGTCGCAGCGGGGACACCGGCGCGCTGCAAAAGCATTGGTACGCAGGCATGGAGGTGCTCGCCGAGTACTCCATCGACCTCTTCGCGCTGCTGCCGTTGGGCGAATTGTGGGTGGCTGCCGCCCGGATTCGCGAGGTTGAACAGTTGCGCCACTCCCTGGATCAGGCATTCAGCCTGCTCGAATCGCTCGGCAACCCAATCTTGTGGGCAATTCCACTGCATTGGGCGGGCGTGCACGCGGGAATCCTCGCCAACGCCCCGGATTTGGTCGCCCCGCATGGGCAGGCCCTCGGCGCAGCGGCCGCGACCAGCACCCTCGCACACGCCCTGTCAGGCGCGGGTCGCACCTGGCTACGGGTGCTGGCCAACCAGGTCGACCCCGACGAGGTCACGGCGTCGGCCCGGGCGCTATCGCATGTCGGGCTGACCTCGGATGCGACCCGGCTGGCCGGCCAGGCCGCGCTGCAAACACCCGACGGCAGGGTGTCCGGGGCGATGCTGCAACTGGCTCGGGATCTCAAACTGGGCGCGTCCCCGGGCGAGATCGCCAGCGGCCTGACCGGCGACGAACCAGAGGCCGTGAATCCGTCGGCGCCGCATCAGCCGAAGTCGGGATCGCCGCTGTCACATCGCGAACGAGAAGTCGCCGAACTCTTGCTGCTCGGCTTGCCGTACCGCGACATCGGCGCGCAACTGTTCATTTCGGCGAAGACGGTGGAACACCACGTGGCACGAATCCGTCGCCGGCTAGCCGCCGGTTCACGCTCGGAGATGTTGTCTATGTTACGTGCCATGCTCGCACCCGAGGGCTAAGCCGCAGGTCAAGGGCTTTTGCGAATCGCAGTTAGGGCAACCTTTCTCGCGTCGATACCTGCCCGGATGTCACTATGAGCTAGCAAAGATCGAACGGATTTTCGTTGAGTGACGATGCAATGGGGAGATACCTTCGGTGACCACGCAGACGATCATCAGATTGGTGTTGGGGCTGGGCCTGACCGCGATCGTGGCGTTGTTAGCTTTGAGGCGCGTCTGGTGGCTGTACCGGCTGATCATGTCCGGCCAGCCGGTGAGCAGTCGCACCGACAACGTCGGCACCCGAATCTGGACGCAGATCGCCGAGGTGTTCGGTCAGCGCAAGCTCCTGAAATGGTCGATCCCCGGCCTTGCCCACTTCTTCACCATGTGGGGATTCTTCATCCTCATCATGGTGTACATCGAGGCATACGGCACCTTGTTCCAACCCAACTTCCACATCCCGATCGTCGGCCGCTGGGACGCGCTGGGTTTCTTGCAGGACTTCATTGCCCTCGCCGTAATGGGCGGCATCATCACGTTCTCGATCATCCGATTGCGCAGTGAGCCAAAGGAACACGGTCGTTCGTCGCGGTTCTACGGCTCCCACACCGGCGGCGCGTGGCTGATCCTGTTCATGATCTCCCTGGTGATCATCAGCTTTGCGATCTTCCGCGGAGCCGCGGTCAACACCGGCAACTTCCCGTACGGCGGGGGGGCGTTCTTCTCGCAGGGCATGGGCAAGCTGATGCATCCGCTGGGCGAAACCGCCAACGAATGGATCGAAACGTTCGCACTGCTCACCCACATCGCGGTGGCCCTGTTCTTCCTGCTGATCGTGCTGCACTCCAAGCACCTGCACATCTTCCTGGCGCCGATAAACGTCACCTTCAAGCGCCTACCCGACGGTCTCGGCCCGCTGCTGCCGATGGAATCCGGCGGCAAGCCGATCAACTTCGAAGATCCCGGCGAGGACGACGTTTTCGGTCGCGGCAAGATCGAGGACTTCACCTGGAAGGCGAACCTCGACTTCGCCACCTGTACCGAATGTGGGCGCTGCCAGTCACAGTGCCCGGCCTGGAACACCGGAAAGCCGTTGTCTCCCAAGCTCGTGATCATGGACCTGCGCGACCACTGGATGGCCAAGGCGCCTTACATCCTGGGCGAGAAGACCGCCGAGCCGCTCGAGGGTCTGGACCTCGAAACGGTCCACGAAGAGGGACACCACGTTCCGGAGTCCGGCTTCGGCCGCATTCCCGGGCACGGCCCCGAGCAGGCCGCTCGTCCGCTGGTCGGCACCGCCGAACAGGGCGGCGTGATCGACCCCGACGTGCTGTGGTCGTGCGTGTCCTGCGGCGCCTGCGTCGAACAGTGCCCGGTGGACATCGAGCACATCGATCACATCATCGATATGCGCCGCTACCAGGTGATGATGGAGTCGGAGTTCCCGTCCGAGCTGTCGGTGCTGTTCAAGAACCTGGAGACCAAGGGCAACCCGTGGGGCCAGAATGCCGGGGACCGGACCAACTGGATCGACGAGGTCGACTTCGACGTCCCGGTCTACGGCCAGGACGTGGAGAGTTTCGACGGCTACGAGTACCTGTTCTGGGTGGGGTGCGCCGGCGCGTACGACGACAAGGCCAAGAAGACCACCAAGGCCGTCGCCGAGCTGCTGGCCATCGCCGGGGTGAAGTACATGGTGCTGGGCACCGGGGAATCCTGCAACGGTGACTCGGCACGCCGGTCCGGCAACGAGTTCCTGTTCCAGCAGCTGGCCGCCCAGGCCGTCGAGACCCTGGACGGCGTCTTCGAGGGCGTCGAGACCGTCGACCGCAAGATCGTCGTCACCTGCCCGCACTGCTTCAACACGCTCGGTAAGGAATACCGCCAGCTGGGCGCCAACTACAGCGTCCTGCACCACACCCAGCTGCTCAACCGGCTGGTGCGCGACAAGAAACTCGTTCCGGTAACGCCTGTCTCGCAAGACATTACGTATCACGACCCCTGCTATCTGGGTCGGCACAACAAGGTGTACGAGGCGCCGCGCGAGCTGATCGGTTTCGCCGGGGGGAACCTCACCGAGATGCCGCGGAACTCCGACCGCAGCTTCTGCTGCGGCGCCGGCGGTGCGCGCATGTGGATGGAAGAGCACATCGGCAAGCGCATCAACCACGAGCGCGTCGACGAAGCGCTGGCCACCAACGCCTCGACGATCGCGACGGGTTGCCCGTTCTGCCGCGTGATGGTCACCGACGGTGTCAACGACCGGCAGGAAGAGGCCGGCCGCAGCGGGGTCGAGGTGCTCGACGTCGCGCAGATCCTGCTCGGATCGCTCGAGTACGACAAGGCGACGCTGCCGGAGAAGGGCACGGCCGCGAAGGAAGCAGAGGAAAGGGCGGAAAAGGCCGCGAAGGCCGAGCCCAAGGCAGCTGCACCGGCGGCCCCGGCCGAGGCACCCGAAGAGACCGAAGAACCCGCCGCCGAGCCCGAGCAGGCCACCAAGGCCGCCCCGGCGCCCGCTAAGGGATTGGGTATCGCCGGTGGCGCCAAGCGACCCGGCGCCAAGAAAGCCGCGGCTCCGGCCGCGGAAGCACCGGCCGCCGAGGCAGCGGAAGCCAAGACGGAAGCCGCGCCCGCCAAGGGGCTGGGCATGGCCGCCGGCGCCAGAAAGCCGGGCGCCAAGAAGACAGCCGCCGCACCGGCCGCCAAGGCGGAAGCCCCCGCGGTCGAGGAAAAGACCGAGGCCACGGCTCCGGCCGCACCCGTCAAGGGACTGGGCATGGCCGCCGGCGCCCGGAAGCCGGGGGCCAAGAAAGCCCCAGCCCCGGCTGCCAAGCCGGCTACCGAAGCCAAGCCGGAGAGCGCCGAACCCGCCGAGGCCGAGGCGGCGGCACCGGAGAGCGCCGAACCCAAGGCACCGGCCGCACCCGTCAAGGGCCTGGGTATCGCCGCGGGCGCCAAGCGCCCCGGAGCCAAGAAAGCCGCACCGGCGACCCCGGCGGCCGAGGCGAAACCGGAGGCGAAAACCGAGGCCGCCGCGCCCGCGGAACAAAAGACCGAGCCCAAGCCGGAGCCGGCCGGGGAAACCAACGGCGACGCGGCCCCACCGGCGGCGCCTGTCAAGGGGCTCGGCATCGCCCGCGGCGCCCGCCCACCGGGTAAGCGCTGATCACAGATTGGCCTCTATCAGCAAAAATCGGTGGACACCGATGGCACCATGGGTGACGTGACCACTCACCAGGTGCCCGTGCACAGCCCCGGCCACCACCGGCAGCGGAATTTCGCGCAGTCGTCCAAGCTTCAGGACGTTCTGTACGAAATCCGCGGCCCGGTGCACCAGCATGCTGCGCGGCTGGAGGCCGAGGGGCACCGCATTCTCAAGCTCAACATCGGCAACCCGGCGCCGTTCGGCTTCGACGCACCCGACGTGATCATGCGCGACATGATCCAGGCGCTGCCCTACGCGCAGGGCTACTCGGACTCGCAGGGCATCCTGCCCGCCCGGCGCGCGGTGGTCACCCGCTATGAACTGGTCGACGGCTTCCCACGGTTCGACGTCGACGACGTCTTCCTCGGCAACGGCGT
This window encodes:
- a CDS encoding dynamin-like GTPase family protein encodes the protein MTQASDPRRVSVIVELIDHTIAIAELNERNDLAQRLARARERITDPQIRVVIAGQLKQGKSRLLNSLLNLPVARVGDDEATVVITVVSHGDPPSARLIVAAGPNGEAAPIDIPIDEINTDLRRAPQAGNREVLRVEIGAPSPLLQGGLAFVDTPGVGGHGQPHLSATLGLLPNADALIMVSDTSQELTEPEMWFIRQAHRICPVSVLAATKTDLYPHWRDIVDANTAHLQRAGVPIPILPVSSLLRSHAVTQNDAELNEESNFPAIVKFLSERVLTRETDRVRDEVLRDIRSAAEQLTMAAGSELAVVNDPALRDRLTDDLERRKRDALDALEQTALWQQVLNDGFTDLSTDVDHDMRARFRSLTEDIERQIDACDPTRHWAEIGSDVEEAVATAVGDNFVWAYQRAEQLADDVARSFAAAGLDTVLTPELSQRAMGEDFGQLKSVSDLESKPAGKGQKVVSGLRGSYGGVVMIGMLSSVAGLGLFNPLSIGAGLVLGRMAYKEDKENRLLRARAEAKTNVRRFVDDISFVVGKESRDRLKIIHRTLRDHYRDIASEISRSLNESLQSTIAAAHVEEAERDNKVRELERQLNILNQVIDNVDKLTPQVTVGRV
- a CDS encoding IniB N-terminal domain-containing protein produces the protein MDRLIQYIMDLFANPDAAQAFVLGPGQAMTDAGLVNVAPEEFAAAVASAVPGVPLGLGDPIGGLQQVLTDQYGFAPGYGGYDQAYGYDQGYGGYDPGYGGYDAGYGYGPGLVGAVAQDAGALVGDAIAPVVDGAGAALGLGGAIVGDLGGALLGGVNAGIYGGGYGGFGFQPGWGGFGPGTGGFGPGFGPGPDGATAGVTDDPDGATAGVTVGLGSDPAAVPIGAVLAAAQTGVGSGLAWVDSATAPALVAVSVANLVWASGSMPAWDSAVASVDTPALAWPVRSVWAVVPVSVSVARAALVAVPVSVKVLGCGPVADLKAALGWAVARVLVVRLVSAVVPRPVRVPGSTATRALAAVLA
- a CDS encoding Rv0340 family IniB-related protein, producing MANSLLDFVISLVRDPDAAARYAANPAQSIADANLTDMTSADVNNLIPMVTDSLSIGTLGAPAAGAPAPDHGNVWATGAAAAALDAFTPHTPAGVIDSQGPAGSVIHQPSIPVPIQPQTDPRPLGIDSPGASVQLTEAETPDAPADHGGFPAHDLSLWDHPVTHPHPGEPEHHDFGLHG
- the iniR gene encoding isoniazid response ATPase/transcriptional regulator IniR, with protein sequence MSDSRVAEEIGQALADAPTVPVKLLISGGIGTGKTSALADARDALRRSGLTVLTRLRRAGDPSDAALVIDDVHLLSEPDLLSLAESVNDPRTTVVVATEPQVRLRDLTAAMERDRPRVSLAALPVAEDLAACTAGLPFLVHATSEDTHSPAQAATFALIARLRRLDEPDLDTLLIMSLAQDLGAADVAAALGISATNARLLVDRAHAGGLIEPSHSPEFLELVHGATAQVLGNAHHREVETALLRSQLDMSTVSPQLAVRLAEHGLKDDQLAAIVATQAAAASSESARAARIYQAAVSAGATGLTSRVADALALNGDCAAAATLADELLSSSDSAERAAAVRISASIAAHEGNANQAAELFSWLGPYPDAVVGAAATIALAATGDLTLARAALRLKDAGPPTVAARIARSLAEGLLLTMDQPYPAAMAKLGPASAAGQTMSEVIPDSPAALVTLAAIHGGDPVRARTVIGRAGRADGDALFASRHTLLSGWIKMQDGQLPSASADVAAVGTAGLQRRDALWAAALQTAIARRSGDTGALQKHWYAGMEVLAEYSIDLFALLPLGELWVAAARIREVEQLRHSLDQAFSLLESLGNPILWAIPLHWAGVHAGILANAPDLVAPHGQALGAAAATSTLAHALSGAGRTWLRVLANQVDPDEVTASARALSHVGLTSDATRLAGQAALQTPDGRVSGAMLQLARDLKLGASPGEIASGLTGDEPEAVNPSAPHQPKSGSPLSHREREVAELLLLGLPYRDIGAQLFISAKTVEHHVARIRRRLAAGSRSEMLSMLRAMLAPEG
- the iniC gene encoding isoniazid-induced dynamin-like GTPase IniC: MSTSDRVRAILGGTVQAYRGEPAFRNRPEVFYELDRIGARLNEPIRIALAGTLKAGKSTLLNALVGQDIAPTDATEATRIVTWFRHGPTPTVTANHWGGRHSNVPISHSSGLTFDLRALNPADVADLDVEWPAEELVDTTIIDTPGTSSLTREASERTLRLLVPPDGVPRVDAVVFLLRTLNAADVALLKQIGQLVGGSAGALGIVGVASRADEIGAGRIDAMLSAADVAQRFTKEMNETGICQAVVPVSGLLALTARTLRQSEFIALQKLAATDKTELGKAMLSVDRFVRVDSPLPVDAATRAQLLDRFGMFGLRISLAVLATGVADAAGLADELLERSGLVALREVIDQQFAQRSDMLKAHTALVSLRRFVEAFPIVATPYVIADIDPLLADTHAFEELRLLSQLSSRPTMLNQEEIASLRRIIGGSGTRPASRLGLEPNEGPRAAFAAAQRWRRRAEHPLNDPFTTKACRAAVRSAEAMVADFAAHGANIQPRQ